In Numida meleagris isolate 19003 breed g44 Domestic line unplaced genomic scaffold, NumMel1.0 unplaced_Scaffold180, whole genome shotgun sequence, the following are encoded in one genomic region:
- the LOC110390688 gene encoding uncharacterized protein LOC110390688 (The sequence of the model RefSeq protein was modified relative to this genomic sequence to represent the inferred CDS: added 68 bases not found in genome assembly), whose protein sequence is MGAVLRPPGRAPLDGERRPRSSWGGAGAPGVARHRSSPLQELGGLSGTAEPARIRAGRAQSSGFTRRGRASSPCSALVPELRTARGSRTPSAAPSAFLLPSRFLGKNGETSRTRRNATEAEVARAPLRRDGHSPRGEAAPGHRPRLWGRRRAPGPRAAHPGVGSGRAPRRRGRTPTTLPELPARRRRGVFQAFLNLINTHRQRLHFHAHSGRGTRGRARGGGRSARVFAGGFAGSGERGRGHGAGGGGTGRGQLPRGSGGAVTGSWGRAGCQLPPAAASGRTVRLRGAA, encoded by the exons ATGGGCGCGGTGCTGCGGCCGCCTGG GAGAGCGCCTCTGGACGGGGAGCGGCGGCCGAGGAGCTCCTGGGGCGGAGCCGGAGCCCCCGGAGTCG CCCGGCACCGATCATCGCCCCTTCAGGAGCTCGGAGGTCTCAGTGGCACCGCAGAGCCCGCACGTATCCGGGCCGGGCGGGCGCAGAGCAGCGGCTTCACCCGACGAGGCCGCGCCTCCTCCCCGTGCTCAGCGCTGGTGCCGGAGCTCCGCACAGCGCGCGGGTCGCGAACGCCCTCTGCAGCACCGAGCGCGTTCCTTCTGCCATCGCGTTTCTTGGGGAAGAACGGGGAAACGAGCCGAACCCGACGGAACGCGACGGAGGCGGAAGTGGCCCGGGCTCCCCTGCGCCGGGACGGGCACAGCCCGAGGGGGGAGGCGGCTCCTGGGCACCGACCCCGGCTCTGGGGACGGCGGAGGGCTCCGGGGCCGCGCGCCGCTCACCCCGGGGTCGGATCCGGCCGAGCCCCGCGGCGGCGCGGGCGAACCCCCACGACCCTCCCCGAGCTCCCAGCGAGACGGAGACGCGGCGTTTTCCAAGCGTTCCTTAATTTAATTAATACACATCGGCAGCGCCTGCATTTCCACGCGCACAGCGGCAGGGGGACACGCGGGAGGGCACGGGGCGGGGGTCGCTCGGCGCGGGTGTTCGCTGGGGGCTTCGCCGggagcggggagcggggccg CCGGGAGCTGGGGCCGGGCCGGGTGTCAGCTCCCCCCCGCAGCCGCGTCCGGACGCACCGTGAGACTCCGCGGGGCGGCGTGA
- the LOC110390689 gene encoding zinc finger protein 169-like yields MSAGGAPQHPASARGKGQGSAQGARMMPSTSVRGENPKNRENQTEPNQKSDGQLLKRLSSLLEQPAHILNLLPYPRLNEVPRAGHELGSAGAEIPSDPCTGYRFFKPGGLFGIKQSEEPFPEGQQMQEDSKILVSPCAVEPVRTNKVEQPDEKPGVAAGSLELYPTGASSSGRWFHGGQRAPERAGTERDGAAGLSPLPSRVGCWVPQLGTGPFRCAQCGKGFRQKQSLITHERIHTGEKPYRCGDCGKSFSQRPNLLTHRRVHTGERPFPCTQCGKSFSQKANLLAHQRIHAANEKALAGGEQEDGGSGKPKLRATQRSYQDDTPFVCPECGKSFRQKPNLITHRRIHTGERPFTCFLCGRSFNQKTNLVTHCRRFNQKGNLVTHYRTHTGERPFACTQCGKRFAQKPNLIAHQKTHSGRQPFTCLECPKRFKSKLSLRVHQRVHVVERPQSEPGPGQTPPSLQSHPGSPYPCSLCGESFEEHGELQLHRQGHAGERPHACAECGKRFRQKVNLAVHQRTHTGERPFHCAECGKGFSQKAHLLRHRRTHTGGVPPSCCEGTCPAHREEPDTGTALGKGSTPPGALLPPCSRGTMQGSLPREELRPGAQPPNRAESPSGAADILLQLMQEEQHLVSGSQHPQEAPAGQCPCKCSEGGEGLGGKPSLQPQCCCADCVTQRQLLLKPQHDCRAEFWCKYSGCGRSFEDKRVLRVPERAHSEEKTSPCPSCLRAPMTDLASPAGENNFAFPSGGEEGFGDEKALVIHSQAEEEAAGKEFKCILCGECFGQQPSLARHQKHHAGERAFICAECGKAFSLKHNLIIHQRIHTGERPYQCDVCQKSFSLKQNLLTHQRIHSGEKPFSCGRCGKRFREQRFLLNHQRTHAEDRPGATSAAACSRSPGSEPHEESGVPAAAGGPFSCTRCGKGFSCRSSLAAHQRTHSGERPFACAECGKSFSQKGSLKLHQRTHRAENALT; encoded by the exons ATGTCCGCGGGGGGGGCTCCCCAG CACCCGGCTTCTGCGCGAGGGAAAGGCCAAGGAAGCGCTCAGGGTGCCAGGATGATGCCAAGCACTTCTGTGCGTGGTGAAAAcccaaagaacagagaaaaccAAACCGAACCAAACCAGAAAAGCGATGGCCAGCTGCTGAAACGCCTCTCCTCTCTCCTGGAGCAGCCTGCCCACATCCTGAACCTGCTGCCTTACCCCAGGCTGAACGAGGTGCCCAGGGCTGGACATGAGCTGGGTTCTGCGGGTGCAGAGATCCCCTCTGACCCCTGCACAG GCTACAGATTTTTCAAGCCCGGTGGCTTGTTCGGTATTAAACAGTCGGAGGAGCCGTTCCCTGAAGGCCAGCAGATGCAGGAGGACAGCAAGATCCTCGTGAGCCCCTGTGCAG TTGAGCCTGTCCGAACAAACAAGGTGGAGCAGCCCGATGAGAAGCCCGGGGTCGCCGCAGGCTCTCTGGAGCTGTACCCCACCGGTGCCAGCAGTTCTGGCCGCTGGTTCCATGGCGGGCAGCGCGCACCCGAGCGGGCGGGCACGGAGCGGGACGGCGCGGCCGGCCTCAGCCCTCTGCCCTCCAGGGTgggctgctgggtgccccaGCTTGGCACCGGCCCCTTCCGCTGTGCCCAGTGCGGGAAGGGCTTCCGCCAGAAGCAGAGCCTCATCACTCACGAGAGGATCCACACCGGGGAGAAACCCTACAGGTGTGGGGACTGCGGGAAGAGCTTCAGCCAGCGGCCCAACCTGCTGACCCACCGCCGCGTGCATACCGGGGAGCGCCCCTTCCCCTGCACGCAGTGTGGCAAGAGCTTCAGCCAGAAGGCCAACCTCCTGGCCCACCAGCGCATCCACGCCGCCAACGAGAAGGCACTGGCGGGGGGCGAGCAGGAGGACGGTGGCTCCGGCAAACCAAAGCTGCGGGCTACTCAGCGCAGCTACCAGGATGACACCCCTTTTGTGTGCCCcgagtgtgggaagagcttccGGCAGAAGCCCAACCTCATCACACACCGGCGCATCCACACCGGCGAGCGGCCCTTCACCTGCTTCCTGTGTGGCAGGAGCTTCAACCAGAAGACCAACCTGGTGACGCACT GCCGCCGCTTCAACCAGAAGGGCAACCTGGTGACGCACTACCGCACGCACACCGGGGAGCGCCCCTTCGCCTGCACCCAGTGCGGCAAGCGCTTCGCCCAGAAGCCCAACCTCATCGCCCACCAGAAGACCCACTCGGGCAGACAGCCCTTCACCTGCCTGGAGTGCCCCAAGCGCTTCAAGAGCAAGCTCTCCCTCCGGGTCCACCAGCGCGTGCACGTGGTGGAGCGGCCCCAGAGCGAGCCGGGCCCCGGCCAGACGCctcccagcctgcagagccACCCCGGCAGCCCGTACCCCTGCTCGCTCTGCGGGGAGTCCTTTGAGGAGCACGGCGAGCTGCAGCTGCACCGGCAGGGCCACGCTGGCGAGCGGCCTCACGCCTGCGCCGAGTGCGGCAAACGCTTCCGGCAGAAGGTGAACCTGGCTGTTCACCAGAGGACCCACACCGGGGAGCGCCCCTTCCACTGCGCCGAGTGCGGGAAGGGCTTCAGCCAGAAGGCTCACCTCCTCCGGCACCGCCGGACGCACACCGGCGGTGTGCCACCCTCCTGCTGCGAGGGGACCTGCCCGGCGCACCGCGAGGAGCCGGACACCGGCACTGCCCTGGGGAAGGGCTCCACGCCGCCTGGCGCGCTGCTGCCGCCCTGCTCCCGCGGAACCATGCAGGGATCGCTGCCGCGGGAAGAGCTCCGGCCGGGAGCGCAGCCCCCAAACAGAGCGGAGAGCCCGTCCGGGGCCGCAGACATCCTTCTGCAGCTgatgcaggaagagcagcaccTGGTGTCCGGATCGCAGCACCCACAGGAGGCACCCGCGGGGCAGTGCCCCTGCAAGTGCTCCGAgggtggggaagggctgggcGGGAAGCCCAGCCTGCAGCCGCAGTGCTGCTGCGCCGACTGCGTGAcccagaggcagctgctgctgaagcccCAGCATGACTGCCGGGCCGAGTTCTGGTGCAAGTACAGTGGCTGCGGCAGAAGCTTTGAGGACAAGAGAGTCCTGAGAGTGCCTGAGAGAGCGCACAGCGAAGAGAAAACCTCGCCGTGCCCGAGCTGCTTG CGCGCGCCCATGACGGACCTGGCATCGCCCGCGGGCGAGAACAACTTCGCCTTTCCCAGCGGCGGCGAGGAAGGGTTCGGGGATGAGAAAGCGCTGGTGATCCACAGCCAggcggaggaggaggcggcggggaAGGAGTTCAAGTGCATCCTGTGCGGGGAGTGCTTCGGCCAGCAGCCCAGCCTCGCCCGGCACCAGAAGCACCACGCCGGGGAGCGCGCCTTCATCTGCGCCGAATGCGGCAAGGCCTTCAGCCTCAAGCACAACCTCATCatccaccagcgcatccacaccGGGGAGCGGCCCTACCAGTGCGACGTCTGCCAGAAGAGCTTCAGCCTGAAGCAGAACCTGCTCAcccaccagcgcatccacagCGGCGAGAAGCCCTTCTCCTGCGGGCGCTGCGGGAAGCGCTTCCGTGAGCAGCGCTTCCTCCTCAACCACCAACGCACCCACGCCGAGGACCGGCCCGGGGCCACCAGCGCCGCCGCCTGCAGCCGCTCGCCGGGCTCGGAGCCGCATGAGGAATCCGGTGTTCCCGCGGCGGCAGGTGGCCCCTTCTCCTGCACCCGCTGCGGGAAGGGCTTCAGCTGCCGGAGCAGCCTGGCCGCTCACCAGCGCACCCACAGCGGCGAGCGGCCCTTTGCCTGTGCCGAGTGCGGGAAGAGCTTCAGCCAGAAGGGCTCCCTGAAGCTCCACCAGCGCACCCACAGGGCCGAGAACGCCCTCACGTGA